The following proteins are encoded in a genomic region of Streptomyces lunaelactis:
- a CDS encoding glycoside hydrolase family 5 protein, whose protein sequence is MRTRRTIPVLVGCCLLLVAGSPAAAADFTSPDPGGIPRLTDDRGRTLTLRGWNVEDKSNRGEQALSAITEKHFRDMRAKGFNFARLLIFWDDLEPRQGRYSQTYLRKAERILDWAERYGIQVLIDAHQDVFGPAFGHRGIPEWATRTDGLPFTPHPDDWFSEYFEPAVQRAFTHLYEDEDLRHAQARMWRVLADRFEHHPAVLGYDLINEPMGELRTGEDLPTAARRIERDQLTPMYNRLADAVRSADDDNWVFVEPTPIVGEGVPTGLGKIKDPKVVYAPHFYNAAMEAGADYDPAAGWIESYEAAVTAYPKEQKIPVVVGEWGPLNNSLPNMPRFYREALASLHRYSSGWAGYVWCYGTGYCAVDGRGRFRTNKEQTAAPYAAAVAGRVGADAYDPATGTYGLEYRASRRPDATEISLPPNAAGWRIAVDGPAWTSTRTVAAGRSCLVRVLARPGARITVTVTVGVTPRTPG, encoded by the coding sequence ATGCGTACGCGCCGAACGATCCCGGTACTGGTCGGCTGCTGTCTCCTGCTGGTGGCGGGTTCTCCGGCTGCCGCCGCCGACTTCACCTCCCCGGACCCGGGTGGCATCCCGCGTCTGACCGACGACCGCGGCCGGACACTCACTCTGCGCGGCTGGAACGTCGAGGACAAGTCCAACCGCGGCGAGCAGGCACTGTCCGCCATCACCGAGAAGCACTTCCGCGACATGCGTGCCAAGGGCTTCAACTTCGCCCGGCTGCTGATCTTCTGGGACGACCTCGAGCCCCGGCAGGGCCGGTACAGCCAGACGTATCTGCGCAAGGCCGAGCGGATCCTGGACTGGGCCGAGCGGTACGGCATCCAGGTGCTGATCGACGCGCACCAGGATGTCTTCGGCCCGGCCTTCGGGCATCGCGGCATCCCCGAGTGGGCGACCCGGACCGACGGGCTGCCCTTCACCCCGCACCCGGACGACTGGTTCTCCGAGTACTTCGAACCGGCCGTGCAGCGTGCCTTCACCCACCTTTACGAGGACGAGGACCTGCGCCACGCGCAGGCACGGATGTGGCGAGTACTCGCCGACCGCTTCGAGCACCACCCGGCGGTCCTCGGCTACGACCTGATCAACGAGCCGATGGGCGAGCTGCGCACGGGCGAGGATCTGCCCACCGCGGCCCGCCGGATCGAGCGCGATCAGCTGACACCGATGTACAACCGCCTTGCGGACGCGGTCCGTTCGGCCGACGACGACAACTGGGTCTTCGTCGAGCCGACTCCGATCGTGGGTGAGGGAGTCCCCACGGGCCTCGGGAAGATCAAGGACCCGAAGGTCGTCTACGCCCCGCACTTCTACAACGCGGCGATGGAGGCGGGCGCGGACTACGATCCGGCGGCGGGCTGGATCGAGTCGTACGAGGCGGCCGTCACCGCGTACCCCAAGGAGCAGAAGATCCCGGTCGTGGTGGGGGAGTGGGGACCGCTCAACAACTCCCTTCCGAACATGCCCCGCTTCTACCGCGAGGCGCTGGCCTCCCTCCATCGCTACAGCTCCGGCTGGGCCGGCTATGTGTGGTGCTACGGGACCGGGTACTGCGCGGTCGACGGCCGGGGCCGCTTCCGTACGAACAAGGAACAGACCGCCGCGCCGTACGCGGCAGCTGTCGCGGGGCGGGTGGGCGCGGACGCGTACGACCCTGCGACCGGGACATACGGCCTGGAGTACCGGGCGTCCCGGCGGCCGGACGCCACGGAGATCTCGCTGCCGCCGAACGCGGCCGGCTGGCGTATCGCGGTGGACGGCCCGGCGTGGACGAGCACCCGGACGGTGGCGGCGGGCAGGTCCTGCCTGGTGCGCGTACTCGCCCGGCCGGGAGCGCGGATCACGGTCACGGTCACTGTCGGCGTCACTCCTCGTACACCAGGATGA
- a CDS encoding MBL fold metallo-hydrolase: MIDFRTSAPVTGSLDVQWHAGWPSPKHDPAPEIQVHAYSEHTLILRQNKSVHFEAPFLFLLFGNERALLLDTGASADPAHFPLRATVDALMEQWLTRNPRAEYGLVVAHTHGHGDHIAGDPQFADRPHTEVVGPSTAEVKGFFGFEDWPEGRAELDLGGRVLDLLPGPGHQEAAVVFHDRHTGLLLTGDSLYPGRLYVQDAAAFTATVDRLLAFCTTTPVTHVLGCHIEMTTTPDVDYPRGTTYQPDEPPLQLTTAHLRRVRSALAVHDGPCGDFILVYEE; encoded by the coding sequence GTGATCGATTTCCGTACGTCCGCACCCGTGACCGGCAGCCTCGATGTCCAGTGGCACGCCGGCTGGCCCTCGCCCAAGCACGACCCCGCTCCGGAGATACAGGTGCATGCGTATTCCGAGCACACCCTGATCCTCCGGCAGAACAAGTCCGTGCACTTCGAAGCGCCGTTCCTCTTCCTGCTGTTCGGGAACGAACGAGCGCTGCTGCTGGACACCGGCGCGAGCGCCGACCCCGCGCACTTCCCCCTGCGGGCGACCGTGGACGCTCTGATGGAGCAGTGGCTCACCCGGAATCCACGCGCGGAGTACGGGCTGGTAGTGGCGCACACCCACGGGCACGGGGATCACATCGCGGGCGACCCCCAGTTCGCGGACCGCCCGCACACGGAGGTCGTCGGGCCATCGACGGCCGAGGTGAAGGGCTTCTTCGGGTTCGAGGACTGGCCGGAGGGCCGCGCCGAGCTGGATCTCGGCGGGCGGGTGCTGGATCTGCTGCCCGGGCCCGGCCACCAGGAGGCCGCCGTCGTCTTCCACGACCGGCACACGGGTCTGCTGCTGACCGGCGACTCCCTCTACCCCGGCCGGCTGTATGTGCAGGACGCGGCCGCCTTCACCGCCACCGTCGACCGCCTGCTCGCCTTCTGCACGACCACACCGGTGACCCACGTCCTCGGCTGCCACATAGAGATGACGACCACGCCGGACGTGGACTACCCCCGCGGCACCACCTATCAGCCGGACGAGCCCCCGCTCCAGCTGACGACCGCGCATCTGCGTCGCGTACGCAGCGCCCTCGCCGTGCACGACGGGCCCTGCGGCGACTTCATCCTGGTGTACGAGGAGTGA
- a CDS encoding helix-turn-helix domain-containing protein — translation MTEATDLAERAGDRDPRVGLRAVAALRRLLEQLEAVQVRSARNQGWSWQEIAAELGVSRQAVHKKYGRQ, via the coding sequence ATGACCGAAGCAACCGATCTCGCCGAGCGGGCGGGCGACCGCGACCCGCGGGTCGGGCTGCGGGCCGTCGCCGCGCTGCGGCGACTCCTTGAGCAGCTTGAAGCCGTGCAGGTGCGCAGCGCCCGTAACCAGGGCTGGTCGTGGCAGGAGATCGCGGCCGAGCTGGGCGTCAGCCGGCAGGCCGTACACAAGAAATACGGGAGGCAGTGA
- a CDS encoding helix-turn-helix transcriptional regulator, whose amino-acid sequence MPPVFAHGRLRLYLLKLLDEAPRHGYEVIRLLEERFQGLYAPSAGTVYPRLAKLEAEGLVTHATEGGRKVYSITDAGREELAGRSGELADLELEIRESVSELAAEIRDDVRGAAGKLRSEMRAAATETRRSLEPGDWDSAFGDKEAWRAAKEELRKARQEWKEQARRAKDESRRAREDAQQARRQAKEAQETARQEMQRIAKQVQDQVQDHFARGDWPTGVREGLSELSTQLGGLARSTSWPPYTKPEPSGTEPEPSDAEPEPSDVKPEPSDADPEWAKDTMDSGNPARDLDRLLDRFRDDIRDAARDNGVTEQQLAEARRHLSTAAAHIAALLRKPGS is encoded by the coding sequence ATGCCGCCCGTCTTCGCTCATGGCCGACTGCGTCTTTACCTGCTGAAGCTTCTGGACGAGGCCCCGCGCCACGGCTACGAGGTGATCCGGCTGCTCGAGGAGCGCTTCCAGGGCCTGTACGCGCCTTCGGCGGGAACGGTGTACCCGCGACTGGCCAAGCTGGAGGCCGAGGGTCTGGTCACCCACGCCACCGAGGGCGGCCGCAAGGTCTACTCGATCACCGACGCGGGCCGCGAGGAACTGGCCGGGCGCAGCGGCGAGCTCGCGGACCTGGAGCTGGAGATCCGCGAGTCGGTCTCCGAACTGGCCGCGGAGATCCGCGACGACGTGCGCGGCGCGGCGGGCAAGCTGCGCAGCGAGATGCGCGCGGCAGCGACGGAGACGCGCCGCTCCTTGGAACCGGGCGACTGGGACTCGGCGTTCGGCGACAAGGAGGCGTGGCGGGCCGCGAAGGAGGAGCTGCGCAAGGCCAGGCAGGAGTGGAAGGAGCAGGCACGCCGCGCGAAGGACGAGTCACGCCGGGCCCGCGAGGACGCACAGCAGGCGCGCCGCCAGGCCAAGGAGGCGCAGGAGACGGCCCGCCAGGAGATGCAGCGGATCGCCAAGCAGGTGCAGGACCAGGTGCAGGACCACTTTGCGCGGGGCGACTGGCCGACGGGCGTACGGGAGGGCCTGTCGGAGCTCAGCACGCAGCTCGGGGGCCTGGCGCGAAGCACGTCCTGGCCCCCCTACACCAAGCCGGAACCATCGGGCACCGAGCCGGAACCCTCGGATGCCGAGCCGGAACCCTCGGACGTCAAGCCGGAACCGTCGGACGCGGACCCGGAATGGGCGAAGGACACGATGGACTCGGGCAACCCGGCGCGTGACCTGGACCGGCTGCTGGACCGCTTCCGCGACGACATCAGGGACGCGGCGCGGGACAACGGCGTGACGGAACAACAACTGGCCGAGGCGCGCCGCCACTTGTCCACGGCAGCGGCCCACATCGCAGCGCTGCTGCGCAAGCCGGGGTCCTGA
- a CDS encoding DUF4097 family beta strand repeat-containing protein: MADSTWEAAEPKKLTFDDPVTALNVRIVNGTVNVVGTDEGSARLEISEIEGPPLLVTQQGSTLTVAYEDLPWKGFLKWLDRKGRRRSAVVSLAVPAGTAVEVGVISAGAFVSGIRGTTAVRGISGDATLVGLSGAVRAETVSGSLEAQSVTGDLHYKSISGDLTVIEGAGARVQAESISGDMVIDVDRAGKPTDIRLTTVSGEIAIRLPHPADAQVEANTASGAVSNAFEDLRVGGGWGAKKITGTLGAGTGALKATTVSGSIALLRRPPADSAEPAEPVEPTEPTEPTEPPDDEPRDSAPTGKVL; encoded by the coding sequence ATGGCAGATTCGACGTGGGAAGCCGCCGAGCCGAAAAAGCTCACCTTCGACGACCCCGTGACGGCGCTCAACGTGCGCATCGTCAACGGAACGGTCAACGTCGTGGGCACGGACGAAGGTTCCGCCCGCCTGGAGATCTCCGAGATCGAAGGCCCCCCGCTGCTGGTGACCCAGCAGGGCTCCACCCTCACCGTCGCGTACGAGGACCTGCCCTGGAAGGGCTTCCTCAAGTGGCTCGACCGCAAGGGCCGGCGCCGTAGCGCGGTCGTCTCCCTCGCCGTGCCGGCCGGCACGGCCGTCGAGGTCGGCGTCATCAGCGCCGGGGCCTTCGTCTCCGGCATCCGGGGGACCACCGCCGTACGCGGCATCAGCGGCGACGCCACGCTCGTGGGGCTCTCCGGCGCGGTGCGCGCCGAGACAGTCTCCGGGAGCCTGGAGGCCCAGTCCGTCACCGGCGATCTGCACTACAAGTCCATCTCCGGCGATCTGACCGTGATCGAGGGCGCGGGCGCCCGCGTGCAGGCCGAGTCCATCAGCGGCGACATGGTCATCGACGTCGACCGGGCCGGGAAGCCTACGGACATCCGGCTCACCACCGTCTCCGGCGAGATCGCGATCCGGCTGCCGCACCCCGCGGACGCGCAGGTCGAGGCGAACACCGCGAGCGGCGCGGTCTCCAACGCCTTCGAGGACCTGCGGGTCGGCGGCGGGTGGGGCGCGAAGAAGATCACCGGCACGCTGGGCGCGGGCACGGGGGCGCTCAAGGCGACGACCGTCTCGGGCTCGATCGCGCTGCTGCGCCGACCGCCGGCCGATTCCGCGGAGCCCGCGGAGCCGGTAGAACCGACGGAGCCCACGGAGCCGACGGAGCCCCCGGACGACGAACCCCGCGACTCCGCCCCCACCGGAAAGGTGCTCTGA